taaatatcattgtACGAATTATTTGAAtagaataattttcaaaataccAATAATCAGGGGTGTGCTATTTGGGATgttatttattgattaattgaaGATTAATGCATGATCAATTATTTATGCttaaatatgttttaaatttcattagatacataaaaatatttaagttatATAACAACTCTATATTTTTAGCAATGGGAGAACATGTCACCACCTTCATAAGTATCAATTATTATccttaataatttatttgtttaattttgttataatataaaaaaaataaataacaaaaaaaattaggtgaccaatatttttttcttatattttaaacCAATATTAAccaacttctcttttttttcccaTTAAAAATGTAGGTCTCAAGCATTTCCAAATAATGAAATAGATCTTATTATAAGTTAAAAACCAATAATTAGACCTGTTCGAGGAGAAAACATTTCcctagtattttttttttttcaaaatatatccaaatatggtaagtattttttttttcatattacaagcacaCACTAATTGGCTCATTTGACTATAAAGTGATGGATCATGACATGTGGGTGGACTTGAGTGTGGAGCCATTGCTGGCCTCCTAAAGAGGAACGTAAGTTATTATGTAACCactctttattattattgatcatGATGCTTATCTACTCATCATTCTCACTATCCTCAGGTCCATGGTGATTCATTTTTGACAACAACTCCAATTAGAAGACTATTACTGTTATCATGGAGAGCCAAAATTCAGGAGAATCCCTTAGAGGAGGAACATCCTTCTTCAAAACATGTTTCAATGGACTTAATGCCTTGTCAGGTAGTCTATGGTATCAAATCATCTTTGTGCCAATCATATTAATTATTCTAATCAttcattttccttttctttaggTGTTGGGATACTCTCAATGCCATATGCAGTGTCTCAAGGAGGGTGGATGAGTTTAATTTTGCTCCTCATTGTTGCTACTGTGTGTTGGTACACAGGATTGCTTCTTCAAAGGTGCATGGACGCACATCCATTAATCAAATCCTACCCTGACATAGGCGAGGTTGCTTTCGGTTACAAAGGAAGAACCATGGTAGCCATCTTCATGTACTTAGAGCTCTATTTAGTTGCGGTAGAGTTTCTCATACTAGAAGGTGACAATCTTGAAAAGCTGTTTCCAAACATGGATTTCAAGATTGGTAGCCTTAGAATTGGAGGCAAAGCCGGTTTTGTGTTGCTAACTGCGCTCGCAATACTACCCACAACATGGTTGAAAAGTTTGGGAGTTCTGGCCTACATTTCTATTGGTGGGGTTGTGGCTTCTCTTATTTTGATTGTTTGTGTTGTGTGTGTTGGTGAAGTTGATGGAGTTGGATTTCATCAAAAAGGAGACATGATTCATTGGAAAAGGTTGCCTTCTTCTGTGAGTCTCTTTGCGTTCTGTTATTGTGGACATGCAGTCTTTCCTACATTGCGTAATTCCATGAAAGATAGAACTCAATTTTACAAGGTACTAAATACTTTACACAATTAtagtttaaagaaaaaaatgttactcATTATTTGCTATATGCAGGTTTTGATAATATGCTTCATCACAAGCACTATAACCTATGGGTCCATGGCTACCATAGGGTATAAGATGTTTGGAGAACATGTGAATTCGCAGGTGACCTTAAATCTTCCAACAAAGAAAATAAGCACCAAGATAGCAATTTACACAACATTAATCAACCCTTTCTCTAAGTATGCTGTTATAATCACCCCAATAGCCAATGCTGTTGAAGAAACATTATTTTTGTACAAGGGTAGACCTATTGCCATCCTCATCAGAACCACTATTGTGCTAAGCACTTTGCTTGTGGCATTATTTGTTCCCTTTTTCGGCTATGTTATGGCATTTATCGGCGCATTTTTGAGTGTCACGTGTTCATGGATTCTGCCATGCTTGTGCTACTTAAAGATGAACAAAGCAGCTCAAAAGTTTGGAATAGAATTGGTTATCATTATAGGAATTTTGTTTACAGGGTCAATTATTGCTCTACTTGGCACTTACATCTCTGTAACTCAGATAGTAAGTCATATCAAATTATGAACATGGAGCGTTCAAAGTTTTCTAAATACTAGTTAATTAAGCAAACCTATTGGTTATGTGCGTgatatcaaatcaaattaaatagtGTTTCAATGGATGAAATGTGTGTGACGTACTTATATTCCAATGAATATTGTCCTAAAGCTAGCTCAATAAACATTCAGCATCTCAAAGGTTCTTTATGAATTTGATCAAATTTCTAATCTCTTTAAATAGGGTTATGAATCAATGACTTTTTTTAACAACATCAATAACCACCCAATTTGATATatctattgttcacattatttagtattttcattgtttacctatacttttttcTCTAAATATTACTAACTTTATAAGGAGACAGAGGAGTAATGCACAAAGTTCGAAACAAAATTTCAACCTAATCAAAACATATtgcaatttaatataataacactcaaaatttcaaattattgtTACCTCACCGTTTTGGAATTAGGAAAAGTGTAGGAcaacaattttattgaattttggccagcataaaaaaagtgaataatCCTATATTATTGGATGAAattacaccattaaaaatatcattaataattatttaatgactacaaatcataaaaattactACTCCCTAACACTCCTCTTTGAATTATCCTTAGTATAAcctttagttagttaattgCTTAATTACCTCGTGatttacatataaaaatttcatgcaaaaCCATGAGTCAGAGTCATGTTGTGATCTTCATTCCAAACCAATTTTATATTGCACATGCTCCACATAAATAGAAAACAATGAAATTAAGGTGTTGCACCTACCACACACACTTCATCATCTTTGCCTATAAAAATACCTACCACTAATACTAATTAACATCTCAAATAAGAAGAAATAGTCAAGCCTTAAGTGAGATGAAAATGACAACAGCTCCATTATTCCCATCAATTGTTAATATGAATTAATTGGCGGcgtcaaaaattaaatatatcttattttttgagaattttaaaaaatgtattttttatttaaaaattaaaagaatgaataattacttttttttttttaataacgcGCTCTGTTACTTCTCTCTCACTTTTTCCTCTCCTCTATTAACAATTGTATTGAACAACTATATTAACaaataacaattataaaatgtttgaatttttgttgggGGATAGTTTTTTTTCCCCCACTTGTCGATGGATAGTTAAAGAACTTGGTTAATAAAAATCCAAGACATCTCTTTGAATTTTTAGCCCTCATCACTAGTGCTCTGTTCTATTGGGCTGACCCAATTCTACAGCCTTCCTTTGTGTGATATAATTAGATTAATTGTTCGAATGATTTTCTAAGTGAtgagtttaaaaattaattatttttatttttcatattatcaaaCTATTTTACACGGTACGTTTGCGAGtgtattcaaattaaataatcaatcatgctatatgtatattaaaattagttattaataattaatatataatatatattaaaatataaatacatattaaaaataaattaaactataaatatatttatatataaatatatttgtaaataataaactaaaacCCTTTCAGTTGGAAGGACCAAAATATtacaagttaaaatttttttagtcttttcGCTAcacattttatcattttaaaagtAAATCGTTGAAATACAATATTTTAAGATTGAAGTATGTgctaatactttttttttctgaaattaGTGAAAAACTTGCCTCATAAATAATCCTAAACATCTTAAACTTGAGTTGGTGAAATGATCAAatcatttatttaattaaatatatattagaatatttataaattctatttttgtatGTAATAGCAATATATTAATAACAGATTCTTAATTGAAGTTtagatatataataaattaatctttaatgGGTTGGATTGGGTTGAACGTGATATTATGAacaatcaaaaataaataaataaatgaaaatcaTCAGTTGATACGAATACAAACATATGGTGCGTGTAGAACGATAACCCCACAAAAGTGTGCACCATCAAATTTCCTCTTCTAATTAGAGGAATGGTCTATGTGAACAGTGAACACTCTTTGAACTGAAATGCATACATTATTGGTAGAAGCATTTGTTATTGGCCCCAAATATGAatggaaagaaaaacaaagaacatcGAGTAATAAACAAAGGAGAACCATGCAATAATCATACAGTACTAAGTACTAACTAGTAACTACACAAACACAACACAGCTTTTTCCCCCAATCCGCAATAAtggggttttgaaaataaaatgaaacaaaaataaatcttcttctcaattttattGAGTATAATTTTTCGCTATACATTCTTTAAATAGGATTGagaaaaaacatacaaaaacaTGTATTCCATAATAAAAATTACACCCAACAATATtacttaagaataaaaataaagagaatcaattttcaattaaatattaGCAGTCAATACACGAATCCTATTCTAGGATTCGCAGTGTGAAACGAACATAATATGGACCGACATGCCACTATATTATTGCTTTACAGAGCATCATGCAGTAAAACTATACGTGAAACTAAAAAGGAATGAAAacacaataataatatatatttggaGACATGTAGAGGTGGGGAATTTCTACGCCCCTTTCCATGTTTTGATATTCTTTGATTATTATCGTTAGAAGGAGTTCTTAGTGCTTTGGTCCAAAAAaactcaatttaattaaataagctATGCTAGGATACTTAGAGCACGAGCATATAAATGTAttattaaaataggataaaCAGGGATGGATAAGCTAAGGTTTGGTTCCTAGTTTTaaatgtgtgtgtatatatatttcGTTTATTGATTCCTTCATATAATAAGTGTACTAgctattattattaaatacatACATTTACAGCTAAGTACTAAATTACACCACTAATACTAAATGTCAAGTTAATGCAAATCTTATCGTTTGCATTAGGACACCACCAAGTGATCGAGGATAGGTTGCATGCATAAATAGAATTTGCTTTCTCACCATCCTCAAttgaaaaaagattaaaattatactACTATTTTACTTACAATCTACtttaggtaaaaaaaaaaaaagacagagaaaaattaaaatcacatGATCATTTAAAACTCTAAGACAGACCTGCGTGTTAGACAATTTTAAACATAATATTCATTCGACATTTAATTTATTAGAcacatatattttttgtgtttaattatgtcttgataaaaaaatatttttttaaatatatttaaatatcattatgtactagtattattatttattaaaataacaattattttaaatattttatataattaaaaaatattaaaaaaatttttgttttaataattaatattttttatatatattggaTTTTCATGTTTTATATCATATCGTATTATTTTTCGTGTCTATATCATTATTGGTATATTATAGTTTAAACTATTACGAATATTCTAGCTAGTTTAATTAATATGAAACTCTGTTAGTTTGTGTGAGTTCCAATCCTCAAAACAGATAAttaagtattttaaaaatttcaaggCATCAAActgtacttttttttcttatttcattcatcatttaaaaataaattttttatatagtagTGCTCCATTAACAAGGAAGCATCGACAAATTAAACGTAGTGCTCCAATATCAACTAATAATAGGACACCCACTAATTTCACAATATTTTCTCATGGATATCCAGTGGAGTGTGTCTGGAATTTTATGGAATTggaattgatttgatttaaaaatattggaattgatttgatttaaaaataaaattctttgtttggaataaataataaaaataaaattgaattgattTGTAGATCTCgtagatttttatattataattaaacttaaattctcctaattttaaaagaatttggatgaaattaaaataagttaatatcttaaaataaaaaattgtttttacaCTTCAAGTACTGTTCGGACAGGAACTAGGCACTCCTACATATAGATTTTTTTcagtaataaattaaaaaaaaaaaaaataattttattatggaCAATAANNNNNNNNNNNNNNNNNNNNNNNNNNNNNNNNNNNNNNNNNNNNNNNNNNNNgtaaagaaaaataagtagtatttttttagaaaataataattttttaatttataataattttttttttgttaaatatagtTTATGTGTACTCGAATATTTTTTGAGAAGATGATAATGGTTGTCATTGTTATCGACGATGTAAAAAAAACTATGCTTATGGTCCGTCTAGTatttaatttacaaattaaaccaaattttttcaaaattaaggtGTTGGAGAGCACTATTTTTATTACACTATTATTAAATACAgtttatttctatgtattttATATACTTCTATGTATTTTTTGAGATAATGATAATGTTTTAGAATTTTGAGTTTCGTTCTCATCTGTTAGTTTTAAATtcgttatttataaaaaatttggaatgAAGTTCGTCGAATGTGCAATCAActctataaaattatagaagttTGTTGGAGTGTGTTGCGAATTCATCCTAAACAAAAAAATGCATTCCGAAAATTgaagttagtttaatttttttggagaaataataattttttaatttataataaaaaaatctcgtATAGACTGTGCCCTTCACGCAAACAGACTGCAATTATTAATGAGATGAAAAATTGTGTGGTAAATGAAGagtaaaaatgtaaaattagaTCATTATAGtacaattattttctatatacaaattattttttgatataagTCTATACAAGTTATTTATATTTACACATGCACGTTCTTTTTGGTGTTGttactgcacgttcttcttctttttcttcttcgtaatttttctcttttgttatcgTCGTCATCAACACTacatcctcctcctctttctctttcttttttcattagaatttcttctcttcctttattttcctccttctcctttATCATCAGTATCTCGTTGTTaaagataatgaataatttaaattcagattgtcaattgaataagaatgaaattgattattgtttgaatTCAATCAAATGGCTGAGGTGTGGTTCGATTCTAGTTAATTTtttcgttagtagtttatgattttgtaggtgaataatgtttcatcgttg
The genomic region above belongs to Arachis duranensis cultivar V14167 chromosome 3, aradu.V14167.gnm2.J7QH, whole genome shotgun sequence and contains:
- the LOC107481215 gene encoding amino acid transporter AVT1I-like, with protein sequence MESQNSGESLRGGTSFFKTCFNGLNALSGVGILSMPYAVSQGGWMSLILLLIVATVCWYTGLLLQRCMDAHPLIKSYPDIGEVAFGYKGRTMVAIFMYLELYLVAVEFLILEGDNLEKLFPNMDFKIGSLRIGGKAGFVLLTALAILPTTWLKSLGVLAYISIGGVVASLILIVCVVCVGEVDGVGFHQKGDMIHWKRLPSSVSLFAFCYCGHAVFPTLRNSMKDRTQFYKVLIICFITSTITYGSMATIGYKMFGEHVNSQVTLNLPTKKISTKIAIYTTLINPFSKYAVIITPIANAVEETLFLYKGRPIAILIRTTIVLSTLLVALFVPFFGYVMAFIGAFLSVTCSWILPCLCYLKMNKAAQKFGIELVIIIGILFTGSIIALLGTYISVTQIVSHIKL